Genomic DNA from Novipirellula galeiformis:
CGGTGAGTACCTTTGGCATGCGCGTCTTAGCCCTCAAGCGGATGGCTCAGAAGTCCGTCCTGCGGGGACTAACAATACCGCTTGGCTAATTGCCGCGGCGAGGCTCCCAAGCGGTAGCGGCATTGCAGATTCCAATTCCGCAGCGTTTGACGGACGATGCCTCGTTCTTCCCAGCGACGGGCACTGATCGTGATCGGACCGGAAAGCAACACAGGTCTAGCGATCGCTCGCATGGTCCGTGAAAAAGCCACGTCTTCCATCAATTCGATCTCTTCAAAACCGCCGGCTTGTTTGTAGACGGCTCGGCGGACAAAAATGGCTTGGTCGCCAAACGCCATGCCGCGATAGCGAACTCGCGCCGCATTCCCTTTTTCGAGGATTCGGTAGGCACGCCGCGGGTGATCGATTCGTTGCTGAAACGCTCCCCACACGACATCGGGGATTTCGCAGATTTGGTTTAGACACGACG
This window encodes:
- a CDS encoding TIGR04283 family arsenosugar biosynthesis glycosyltransferase, translated to MTPADISVVIPAINEAQSIAYAIRSALQAGASEVIVCDGGSDDETVSVATAAGATKIIRSIPGRGIQLNAGAVFASREMVLFLHADNQLDASCLNQICEIPDVVWGAFQQRIDHPRRAYRILEKGNAARVRYRGMAFGDQAIFVRRAVYKQAGGFEEIELMEDVAFSRTMRAIARPVLLSGPITISARRWEERGIVRQTLRNWNLQCRYRLGASPRQLAKRYC